Genomic segment of Arthrobacter antioxidans:
GCGTCGTGTTCGTGGGCCGCAACACGCGGCAGAAGGGCGTCCCGTATCTGCTGCGCGCGGCAGCGCACCTGCCGGCGGACGTCCAGCTGGTCCTCTGCCTCGGGGCCGCCGACACGCCCGAGCTGGCCGCCGAGACCGAGGTGCTCATCTCCGAGCTGCGGGAGAAGCGGGGTTCGGTGGTGCTCATCGAGAAGATGCTGCCGCGTCGCGAGGTCGTCCAGATCCTGAGCCACGCCACGGTCTTCGCGTGCCCGTCCATCTACGAGCCGCTCGGGATCGTCAACCTCGAGGCGATGGCCTGCGGTGCTGCCGTCGTCGCGTCGGCGACGGGCGGCATCCCGGAGGTGATCGACGACGGCGTGACCGGCACCCTCGTCCCCCTCGAACAGGTCCAGGACGGCACCGGGACCCCGCTCGATCCCGAGCGGTTCGTCCAGGACTTCGCCGCCGCGCTCAACGCCCTCGTGGGCGATCCCGCGCGGGCGTCGGCGATGGGCGCCGCGGGTCGGCAGCGGGCGGAACGGCACTTCGACTGGGGGTCGATCGCGGAGACGACCCTCGGGGTGTACCGCAGCGTCCTCTGACAGCGCCGGCCGTGCACAGGGATCCGCGCCTGCCCTCACTCCACCGGTGGATAGTGGTCGGCCGTCGGGAGTTCCCGCAGGAGGTCCTTCATCACGACGCGTGAGTACCAGCCGATCTCGACGTCGTAGTCGCTGCCGGGCTCGAAGGACGAAGCAACCTGCTCCCGGTCGTCGAAGGTCACGCGCCGGTGCAGGGCACCCGTCCACCACGGCTCTGCCCGGTGCCGGGCGGAACCGGTGTCGTGACGATGAAGACGGTGAGTGCCGCCCCGAACGCGATGACCAGACCGAGCACCACGAACTGGACGCCCAACGCCGCGATGTGGGCGATCATCTCCAGGCCGGCGAGATCGAGGTGGCCGGTGCTCTCCAGCAGTCCCGCATCGCCGGGCCGCCCTCACCGATGCGGGACTGCTACATGACTCTCGAGGGCGTACCCGGGACGGTTGCGCCTTCCTCGGAAACCGCGGGCCCGGGGAGAGGGGAGGTCTGGTTCCCGGGGATCGAGGTGGGGCTGTCCGGTCCGGTGGGTGCTGTGGGACGGCCCGGCACGCGCTTCGCCCGGCGCTTCCCGGTCCGCCCGTAGACGAGGTACATCGTCAGGCCCATCAGGATCATGAGCAGGACGGTGTAGACGAAGGTGTTCCCGATCGCGTTGACGTCCGCTCCTCCATCGGTGTTGGCCTTGATCTGCAGCCCGAGGGGTTGGTAGAGCGGGTGCGCGAGGAACACCGCCGTGTCGTAGTCGTCCAGCTGGCTGTTGAAGTTGAGGGCCGCGATCGCGGCGGCCGTGGGAAGGACGGCGGGCAGGAGGATTCTGCGGAAGGTGTAGAGCGCGCCCGCGCCCATGACAGTCGCGGCTTCCTCCATGGAGTCGTTCACGGAGGTGAAGGCGGCCTTGAGCATCCGGAGGGTGAAGGGGATCTTCACGACGACGAAAGCGACCAGGAGGATCACCGTCGTGCCGCTGAGGACGGCACCTCCGAGGAGGGGGTTGGGTTCGTCGTAGGTCATGACGAGACCGAGGGCGATCATCGCAGCCGGCAGGATCCACGGAATATGCAGCAGGTACTCGAACGTCGACGTGATCCTCGTGCGGTGTTTCTGGATGATGCGTGCGACGAAGAGCAGCCCTCCCACCGTGATGATCGCGGCGAGGCCGCTGTAGACGATGCTGACGACGAAGGGACGGAGCGCTGATTCCTGGGAGAGCACGCGGGTGTAGTTCTCGAGTGTGAACCTGTCCAGTGACAGCACTCCGGTGCTGATGGCGGTGCTGTCCATGAAGGAGTACAGCAGGATCAGCACGAGCGGCGAGGTGTAGACGAGGAAGAGAAGGTAGGCGAGGACGTGCACGACGACATTCGCCGGGCGGCTCCTGATGCTCTGTTTCTGCAGGGGAGCGGACACCTTGGCCACGGAGTAGTAGGTCCCCCCGCGTTCGAGCCGTGTCATGACGGCGAGCATCGCGATCGTCGCCAGTCCCAGGATCAGCGCGAGCAGTGCTGCGATGTCCCGGGAGGTCGAGGTGTTCGCGAACGTCAGGATCATGGGCGTGATGGTCTGGAACTCTTCGCCCCCGAGGACCTGGGGGGCGCTGAGTGCGCCCAATCCGGTGAGGAACGACAGGATGGTGACCGCGAAGAGCGTCGGTTTCAGGACCGGCAGGACCACCCTGCGAAGTGTCGTCCAATCCGAGGCCCCCATGTTCCGGGCCGCTTCGATCGTCTGGAAGTCGACGTTGCGGATCGCGTTGCCGAGGAAGAGGAGGTGATTGGTGGTGGTGGCGAAGGTCATGACGAAGAGGACGGCGAAGAACCCACCGAACCACTCCCGGTCCATGTCCGGGAAGTAGTTCGCCACCAGTTTGGTGACGATCCCGTCCGCACCGTAGATGAACTTGTAGCCGGCTGCGAGCACGATCCCGCCGAAGAGGAACGTCGTCGCATAGCCGAGCCACAGGGTCCTGGAGCCGCGGATGCGGAAGTACTGGGTGACCAGGACGACGAAGACGCCCACGATGTTCACCGTCACAGCGAGGACCACGGCCAGGAGGAAGCTGTTGGCCAACGACTTCATCGCCCGGTCGGAGGACAGCAGCCGTTCCACGGCGCGGCCGGTGAACTGGCCGTTGGGGAAGAAGGTCTCGGCGAGCAGGTTGAGGTTCGGCCAGAGCAGGAACGCGGCACTGAACCAGGTGAGAATCAGCAGCGTCACGATGACCAGGGGTGACCTCAGCATGCGGGTGCCGGTACCGCGGCTCATGGCGTGCCCTGGTACTGCAGGACATGGTCCGGGTCCACCTGCAGCTGGACGGTGTGGCCGATGTCGAGGGCGGGGGTGCCGGTCTCCTTGACGAGGACCTTGACGTCGGAGTCGTGGCTTCGCACCGTGTATCGGCTGTGCTGGCCGTGGTAGCTGCGCGCCACCACCTGTCCCTCGACGGAGGCCAGGCCGGGGCGCGATCCCGTGCGCCCGCCGTCGCGGTCGGTTTCTCCGCCGATATCGAGGAACGCCTTCTCCACCCGGAGGTAGGAGAGCTGGTGGGGGTGGAGGGGCCTGGTGGACCTCTCACTGAGGCGGGAGACGAACTCCGGGCCCAGCCTCGAGCTGTCGCCGATGAAGTTGCAGACGAACTCGGTGGCGGAGCGTTCGTAGATCTCGTGAGGAGTGCCCACCTGCTCCACCCTGCCCTTGTTGAACACAGCGATTCGGTCGCTCATGGTCAGTGCTTCGTCCTGGTCGTGCGTGACGTAGACGGTGGTGATCCCTGACTGGACCTGGAGTTCCTTGAGTTC
This window contains:
- a CDS encoding ABC transporter permease; this translates as MSRGTGTRMLRSPLVIVTLLILTWFSAAFLLWPNLNLLAETFFPNGQFTGRAVERLLSSDRAMKSLANSFLLAVVLAVTVNIVGVFVVLVTQYFRIRGSRTLWLGYATTFLFGGIVLAAGYKFIYGADGIVTKLVANYFPDMDREWFGGFFAVLFVMTFATTTNHLLFLGNAIRNVDFQTIEAARNMGASDWTTLRRVVLPVLKPTLFAVTILSFLTGLGALSAPQVLGGEEFQTITPMILTFANTSTSRDIAALLALILGLATIAMLAVMTRLERGGTYYSVAKVSAPLQKQSIRSRPANVVVHVLAYLLFLVYTSPLVLILLYSFMDSTAISTGVLSLDRFTLENYTRVLSQESALRPFVVSIVYSGLAAIITVGGLLFVARIIQKHRTRITSTFEYLLHIPWILPAAMIALGLVMTYDEPNPLLGGAVLSGTTVILLVAFVVVKIPFTLRMLKAAFTSVNDSMEEAATVMGAGALYTFRRILLPAVLPTAAAIAALNFNSQLDDYDTAVFLAHPLYQPLGLQIKANTDGGADVNAIGNTFVYTVLLMILMGLTMYLVYGRTGKRRAKRVPGRPTAPTGPDSPTSIPGNQTSPLPGPAVSEEGATVPGTPSRVM
- a CDS encoding ABC transporter ATP-binding protein; this translates as MIRFDQIQVTFDDFTAISALDLEVSQGEFFTLLGPSGCGKTTALRTLAGLVTPSSGTIHIDGRDVTTLPSDKRGVGMVFQNYALFPSMSVWENIAFGLKVRKTGAEERSELVRDIARRVDLTDDQLGKNVSELSGGQQQRVAIARALVLKPKILLLDEPLSNLDAKLRQQLRVELKELQVQSGITTVYVTHDQDEALTMSDRIAVFNKGRVEQVGTPHEIYERSATEFVCNFIGDSSRLGPEFVSRLSERSTRPLHPHQLSYLRVEKAFLDIGGETDRDGGRTGSRPGLASVEGQVVARSYHGQHSRYTVRSHDSDVKVLVKETGTPALDIGHTVQLQVDPDHVLQYQGTP